A stretch of DNA from Macrotis lagotis isolate mMagLag1 chromosome X, bilby.v1.9.chrom.fasta, whole genome shotgun sequence:
CACTTGGACAGTGACACATCAGTCCACAATCTTAGTCCCCTGAAGTGGGTGGGACTAAGGAGACATTGAGGGCTCCCCCCCACGGAGTGTTCACACCAGAGTAGAGTCTTTCCCAGAACTTCCTGTCTTTCGACTCAGCACACCCCTCATCTCCTGAGCTACCCCATTCCAGGGTCTGGCCCTGGACCCCAGCAACCCAGATTCTGCTGACAGCGTCCGGTGCATCCGGGGTGCCACACGATCACCATCCTCGGCGCGCACAGGATTCCCTGGGGGCAGTGTAGAGGAGGCCAGGTGAGGTTGAGCCTCCAGAAAAGGAGGGTAAGAGAACTCTCGGTGGATATCCGGATGAACCCTCCCACTTGGGGCCTGCTTGTAGAAGTCCCTGGTGGAGCGGGTTGTGTTGTTCTCATAGAGGGTGTGGGCTGGCTCAGGCAGATGACGGTGGGAGGCCTTTGAAGCCCTAAGCAGTACGTGGGTGAGGGTGATTAACAGGACCACTATGCCAGAAGACAGGATACAAGCGCTGACAATTCCCGTTTCCATTTCAAATAGCAGAAGCATGTAGATAGACAGAgctggaaggaaggaatggacaTGTTACTTCTAGGGGTAGTAGTGGTATAGTGATTGcaagtagcagtagtaatagtagtagcagtagcaataaCAATGCAGCAGGGGTAGcagtagtaacagcagcagcagtagttgTAGTGATAAtggcagtagcagcagcagcagcagtagtagtagtagtagtagtagtagtagtagtagtagtagtagtagtagtagtaagtagtaaGTGACCCAAcaattagagctggaaagggcctCAGAGGTCTTCTGGTCTAGGCCtctaatttagaaatatataaaatgctgGGCCTGTGTGACTCTTTGCAAATCACTTAgttgctgtctgcctcagtttccccaactgtaaaatggtgatactAAGGGCATGTCCCTCGCAGCATTATTATGAGGATTGAATTAAAcaattttgcaaaccttaagtacaacataaatattagttattattattgctatttttatgacttttttggtGATTTTAAAATTTGCTATTGTTGTTTATTGCTATTAGTAGCAGGGTGAAGTGCGTGACATTCCCTATTGTTATGGCTGCTATCAGTGATCTCACAGAAAGTGAGTCTACATCCCCAAACTTTAACTCAAGCACAAAAAACCAAGTGTTTTATTCTCTTCTGCAATAAGCCACCAAACAGTAAAATTCAAGGCATCCCAGAAGGACCATGATTTGTTCCAAGATTACGGTGAGAAAAACAAGATGATCACCAGTGTGCATTCATGATGGGAAGACATACTTCAAATCTTGACATCGTGGTGCTTATGACATAGTTTTCCTTGAATAAGTGACTATACTTGTctgagctcagtttcctcatctgtaaagtgggaaggCAAGATTAGATAACCTCTGGGGCCTCCTTTTGACTAGCAATCAAAGTCAGGACAGTGGGTTCCATCCATCCTGAGCTGGGTGATATTCTCTGAGCCTTCTCTGGGCCCTCAGTTCCAAACTGGATCAGGAGTCAGGAAACTCCTACTTCAAACAATTCAACTCTTTACTGTCCTTCTCTCTTGACTCCCTCACTCCTTATATTACTTAATTAGGCTTAGCCAAGTCTCAATTTTGTATCATTCCCACCATTCCTTACTTTTGCTCCTACATCTGTGCTGCTAAATGAAGGTGGAGAAATGGACACAACCATTCTAATTGAGTCCATTACTAATTTATGTTACATAGCCTCAACTGAGCCCCCATTACTGCTAGGCAATCCTATACCTTCCTTATCAGCTCACTCCAAACCTGATCATCCTTACTTAAAGTTCCCatgcctcccctcccctgccaTTCCCAGCTGAGAATGACATTTCATGTTTTACAGAAATATATTGAGGCCATTCATCTGAGCTCccacttcttccctcttcctcatctcctcctCCACCATTCTCTCACATGATGAAGTGGTCTTGCTCCTTACCGGGGGGTAACCCTTCTACCTGCTCAAGTGATCCCATTCTGTCTCATCTCCTCCAGTAAATTGCCCCCTCTGTTACCACcactttcacttattttcaatctctgtTTATTGGCCTACTGCCTACAAATCCCCTTTCCCCATTTTCAGAAAACCTTCAGCAGAGAGGTCCCTGCTAACTATCTTGCTATATTTCTTCTGCTCTTTGTGGTCAAACCCCTTGAAAAGGCCATCTACAATAGGTACACCCACTTttcctcctctgtctctcttcttggtttttggtttttttttttaggtttttgcaaggcaatggggttaagtgccttgcccaaagtcacacagctaggtaattattaagtgtctgagatcagatttgaacccaggtgctcctgactccaggctcagtgctctatccactgcgccacctagctctctgtctctcttcttaatCATTCCACTGAAACTTCTCTCTAAAGTAACCATTGATTTcttagttgctaaatcttgtggcCTTTTCTCAATACTCATTCTCTTCAACCTCTCAGCAGCCTTTACCCTTGTGTATCATTctctcccacttttttttttggaaggcaatggggttaagtgacttgctcaaggttacacagctaagtaattatcttgctcaaggtcacacagttagtaacagtagtagtagtagtagtagtagcagcagcagcagcagtcatagtagtagtagtagtagtagcatctgaagctggatttgaactcagatccccctgactccagggttggtgttatAGCCACTGTTGCTACCTGGTTACCCTGACCCTTTCCTGGATATTCTCTCCTCTCAGGTTTTCAGGATTCTCcatctcctggttctcttcctacttATTCAActgctccttctctttctcctttgttgGATTCTGCTCCAGATCAGGTCCTCCAAACAAACTCAGAAttctgtcctggaccctcttctcttttccctctatcctaCTTTGCTTGGTGTTCTCAGCAGTTCCCACAGATTTAAATACCAtgttctatgctgatgattctcaaatctacctttccttctccaatctcCCTAACTCCAGACTCACACCTTCAACTGCCTTTTAGATTTCTCAAACCAGATATTTAGTAGACATTTGAAACTCAGGGAAAATCATTCTCCCAGTCCTTCAGGCTGTAAACCTAGGCATCATCCTGGAttatttactctctctctctccacccccataTCCACGGTACTATCAAGTCctgctgattttatttttgtaatatctctcaaatatgtttctttctcttctctgacactgcaaTAGCAGCTGGTGTGTCTGACTGCCTTAAGACTCTCCCTCCcaactccaatccatcttccattcagccacTCCTAAAACTTAGATATGTTCATGTCTGTATAATTATTGCATGTTGTTCATttctgtctgacttttcatgaccccacttgAGGTTATCCTAACAGAGATACCAGAGAGATTTGCTATTTCATTGTCCATTTAAGAGataagacaaatagggttaagtgacttgcccaggatcacacagctagtaagttgtctgaaattagatttgaattcagctcttcaaAACTCCAGGCACCTTCTCTATGTACCCTGCCACCTGATGATGAAGATGTTTGTTtgtactttgtcttttttttttgactaggcagtggggttaagggactttgccaaggtcacatagctaggcaattattaagtgtctaagaccagatttgaactcaggtactcctgattccattgtgccacctagctacctcattgtcctttgtccttgaagaagaccatgatatcagggagttgatgccatgacatggacatgaattttatttgagtgaggggatgctgtgctaagtcatcaacctcattttctcctctggagtcatctgggtccagtgtccagataggaatcaagataactggagatgaccctgaatgtgaggcaatctaGATTAAGTGACTCGCCCCAAATCACACAGTTGATAGGAGTCTGAggcagtggttccctattgcctccaggaacaaatacaTTATACACTGTtgggcattcaaagccctttatcaTCTAACTTCcttttacctttccagtcttcctacaTCTTACTCCCCAacatatactctttgatccagagacACTGGTCTCTTGGTTCGTCCataaacaagatactccatctcctggTTCTGGGAATTTTCAATGGATGATTGTGCCTAGAAGGTTCTCCCTCTGGTCTAACTACTATCcaccttggcttccttcaaatccccaAATATCTCATCTTCTCCTGGAAGCCTGCTCTGCCTCCTCTTGATTCTAGTGCCTAACCTCTGGTTTCTTTTTAACCCTCtgctcattattttctatttatttcatatatagcttg
This window harbors:
- the TMEM221 gene encoding transmembrane protein 221 codes for the protein MPWPSSGPALSVLVLLGILAAVMALLSSQLLFQLQGARAELWGRSLALEGAAEGAAGVLLPLASALSALCLALNLCSLFFCLLLCHLSAELARTSPDRADWFLLDNRCLRHVSIGFFCCGVSVYLAALSIYMLLLFEMETGIVSACILSSGIVVLLITLTHVLLRASKASHRHLPEPAHTLYENNTTRSTRDFYKQAPSGRVHPDIHREFSYPPFLEAQPHLASSTLPPGNPVRAEDGDRVAPRMHRTLSAESGLLGSRARPWNGVAQEMRGVLSRKTGSSGKDSTLV